The following are encoded in a window of Ensifer adhaerens genomic DNA:
- the xth gene encoding exodeoxyribonuclease III yields MKIATYNVNGVNGRLEVLLSWLERASPDVVCLQELKAPDAKFPAKAIEAAGYGAIWHGQKGWNGVAILEKGREPLLIRRGLAGDPDDLHSRYVEAAIDGMVIGCLYLPNGNPYPGPKFDYKLAWFKRLAEYADELLALKVPVVLAGDYNVMPTELDVYKPERWVDDALFRVEVRDAYRELVEQGWTDALRHLNPGKRVYTFWDYFRNAYGRDAGLRIDHFLLSPGVAERLVKAGVDKDVRGWEHTSDHAPVWIELADDMPKRRRRK; encoded by the coding sequence GTGAAAATCGCGACTTACAACGTCAACGGTGTCAACGGCCGCCTGGAAGTGCTGTTGAGTTGGCTTGAACGGGCCTCGCCTGACGTCGTGTGTTTACAGGAGTTGAAGGCCCCTGACGCCAAATTCCCCGCCAAAGCTATTGAGGCGGCAGGCTACGGTGCCATCTGGCACGGTCAGAAAGGTTGGAACGGGGTAGCAATCCTCGAAAAAGGTCGCGAACCGCTACTTATCCGTAGGGGACTTGCCGGAGACCCCGACGATTTGCATAGCCGCTACGTCGAAGCGGCTATCGACGGCATGGTGATTGGCTGTCTCTACTTGCCGAACGGCAATCCCTACCCAGGGCCAAAATTCGACTACAAGCTCGCCTGGTTCAAGCGCTTGGCGGAGTATGCTGACGAACTGCTCGCCCTGAAAGTCCCCGTCGTTCTTGCCGGCGACTACAACGTCATGCCTACCGAACTGGATGTCTACAAGCCCGAGCGATGGGTGGATGACGCGTTGTTCCGGGTAGAGGTTCGCGATGCATACCGGGAACTCGTCGAACAGGGGTGGACTGACGCACTTCGCCACCTGAATCCGGGGAAGCGGGTTTATACGTTCTGGGACTATTTCCGGAATGCATACGGCCGGGATGCAGGCTTGAGGATTGACCATTTCCTTCTCAGTCCCGGGGTTGCCGAAAGGCTCGTCAAGGCGGGCGTCGATAAGGACGTCCGAGGCTGGGAACACACCAGCGACCATGCCCCGGTTTGGATCGAACTCGCAGATGACATGCCGAAAAGAAGGAGGAGAAAATGA
- a CDS encoding response regulator, with protein MYQRTVLVVDDEPLIRMTLGDFLADEGFAVLEASNVLEAVAVLGRHRIDALITDVDMPGALNGFDLVKLVHSYTAGVAVIVTSGGHTAAEIDGHRASFLAKPYRMDAILEELEKRMPPFLHSATAVSG; from the coding sequence ATGTATCAGCGCACCGTCCTAGTGGTAGACGATGAGCCGTTGATCCGGATGACATTGGGGGATTTCCTCGCAGACGAAGGATTTGCAGTGCTAGAGGCGTCGAATGTCCTGGAGGCTGTCGCGGTGCTGGGTCGGCATCGGATCGACGCGCTGATCACCGACGTGGACATGCCCGGCGCGTTGAACGGCTTTGATCTGGTGAAACTGGTTCACAGCTACACGGCAGGTGTCGCCGTGATCGTCACTTCGGGTGGCCATACCGCGGCTGAAATCGACGGACATCGCGCCTCCTTTCTGGCGAAGCCCTACCGGATGGATGCCATTCTGGAGGAACTGGAGAAGCGGATGCCACCATTCCTGCATTCAGCGACGGCCGTGAGCGGCTGA
- a CDS encoding alpha/beta hydrolase translates to MSSRDANRKAERPRHLVIFFHGIGARGTQMGGLGGSWKSTLPNTVFAYPDAPFPTRSGGRQWFAVDNDVMRPERIAAARRAFDDLVSEIVERQGFENDLKNVAFVAVSQGAPGFWLKSRISRLS, encoded by the coding sequence GTGAGCTCGCGCGATGCAAACCGCAAGGCAGAACGTCCTCGTCATCTGGTGATCTTCTTTCACGGTATCGGAGCAAGAGGCACGCAGATGGGCGGTCTGGGCGGTTCCTGGAAGTCCACTCTACCCAACACGGTTTTCGCATACCCTGACGCGCCGTTTCCCACCAGATCGGGTGGTCGGCAATGGTTTGCCGTCGATAACGACGTCATGCGGCCGGAGCGTATCGCGGCGGCCCGGCGGGCATTCGATGACCTCGTTTCCGAGATCGTTGAAAGGCAAGGCTTCGAGAACGACTTGAAGAACGTCGCATTCGTCGCCGTTTCCCAAGGCGCGCCCGGCTTCTGGTTGAAATCGAGGATATCTCGGCTAAGCTAG
- a CDS encoding ABC transporter substrate-binding protein yields the protein MPHAPTLFAAAFLAASSHSGAVAQEASPAPPDKVAQAQPISEIKLGYLRAYAPQLALSVLDVPPRDEGVAGAKVAIGDNNTTGRFLGQEFKLEVSEVNPNADVVPAFNDMISRGTLYILADLSAAQLLSIADLARDNGVLLFNVGATDDRLREEGCRANIFHTAPTRTMLADGLAQYLIWKQWRRWVLVYGSHEPDKQFANALRRAATRFGGEIVAEKEFPDTGTARRTDTGVVQIQRQMPVFTQGFPDHDVLLVADETEVFGTYVPFRTWMPRPVAGTAGLMPSAWHPASEQWGGTQIQNRFAKASGRRMLSKDMAAWTATRIIGEAATRTHSADPELLAAFIRAEDFSIAAFRGQKLTFRKWNWQLRQPIFLGDGRAVVSTSPQEGFLHQFSELDTLGIDQPETRCVLE from the coding sequence GTGCCACACGCCCCTACACTGTTTGCCGCGGCTTTTCTTGCCGCTTCAAGCCACTCCGGTGCTGTTGCGCAGGAGGCTTCTCCCGCGCCACCTGACAAGGTGGCGCAAGCCCAACCGATTTCGGAGATCAAGCTAGGCTACCTTCGCGCCTATGCCCCCCAGTTGGCACTTTCAGTGCTGGACGTGCCGCCGCGTGACGAAGGAGTCGCGGGGGCCAAAGTGGCCATCGGCGATAACAACACGACCGGTCGCTTCCTCGGGCAAGAGTTCAAGCTCGAAGTGTCCGAGGTGAACCCGAATGCCGATGTCGTGCCTGCCTTCAATGACATGATATCGCGGGGCACTCTCTACATTCTCGCGGATCTCTCTGCTGCCCAGCTTCTGTCGATAGCCGATCTCGCTCGCGATAACGGCGTGCTGCTCTTCAACGTCGGTGCCACGGATGACCGTCTGCGCGAAGAAGGTTGCCGGGCAAACATCTTCCACACCGCCCCAACGCGCACCATGCTCGCCGACGGGCTGGCGCAATATCTGATTTGGAAACAATGGCGTCGCTGGGTGCTGGTTTACGGTTCTCATGAGCCCGACAAACAGTTTGCAAACGCGCTCCGCCGCGCCGCCACGCGCTTTGGCGGCGAGATTGTTGCGGAAAAGGAGTTTCCCGACACGGGTACAGCGCGCCGGACGGATACGGGTGTGGTCCAGATCCAACGACAGATGCCTGTCTTCACGCAGGGATTCCCTGATCACGACGTGCTGCTCGTGGCCGACGAAACCGAGGTCTTCGGGACCTATGTGCCGTTTCGAACCTGGATGCCGCGACCAGTGGCCGGGACCGCCGGTCTGATGCCCTCCGCGTGGCACCCGGCAAGCGAGCAGTGGGGCGGCACGCAGATACAAAACCGTTTCGCTAAGGCCAGTGGTCGACGGATGTTGTCGAAAGACATGGCCGCTTGGACGGCAACCAGGATCATCGGGGAGGCTGCCACGCGCACGCACAGCGCTGATCCCGAACTGCTTGCAGCCTTCATCCGTGCGGAGGATTTCTCGATCGCTGCGTTCAGGGGGCAGAAGCTGACCTTCCGGAAATGGAACTGGCAGTTGCGTCAGCCCATCTTCCTGGGCGACGGCCGTGCGGTCGTGTCGACGTCGCCCCAGGAAGGATTCCTGCATCAGTTCTCCGAACTCGACACGCTCGGGATCGATCAGCCCGAAACGCGATGTGTGCTGGAATAG
- a CDS encoding ATP-binding cassette domain-containing protein: protein MQDAKANDGMSLPAALEVSAVGHCFGNKQVLSDISFSIAPGHFTVLLGLNGAGKTTLFSLISHLYNSRQGTIHIFGNDISRAPGEALRRLGIVFQARTLDLDLSVYQNLSYHASLHGIGHAEALERIRTLLAGVNMIDRLYDKARSLSGGQMRRIEIARALLHRPPLLLLDEATVGLDIQSRAEILATIRDLVVTDGISVFWATHLIDEVESNDHVVVLDKGRVLAQGRVSDVVRSVASDNIQQAFASLTGLVSGLPEGACL, encoded by the coding sequence ATGCAGGATGCGAAAGCGAATGATGGAATGAGCCTGCCTGCCGCACTTGAGGTGTCGGCGGTAGGTCATTGCTTCGGAAACAAGCAGGTTCTGTCTGACATTTCCTTTTCCATTGCGCCTGGCCACTTCACCGTCCTGCTCGGCCTCAACGGGGCCGGCAAGACCACGCTGTTTTCGTTGATCAGCCACCTTTACAACTCGCGCCAAGGAACGATCCACATTTTCGGCAACGACATCAGCCGGGCCCCGGGAGAGGCATTGCGCCGCCTCGGCATCGTGTTTCAGGCGCGGACATTGGACCTCGACCTCAGCGTCTATCAGAACCTTTCTTACCATGCCTCTTTGCACGGCATCGGTCATGCTGAGGCGCTGGAACGGATCAGGACATTGCTTGCTGGGGTCAATATGATCGACCGGCTCTACGATAAGGCGCGCAGCCTTTCCGGCGGACAAATGCGGCGCATCGAAATTGCCCGGGCCCTGTTGCATCGCCCACCACTGCTGCTGCTCGACGAGGCGACCGTGGGGCTGGACATACAGTCGCGTGCGGAGATCCTTGCCACGATCCGCGATCTAGTGGTCACCGATGGCATCAGCGTTTTCTGGGCAACCCACCTGATCGACGAGGTCGAGAGTAACGATCATGTGGTCGTCCTCGACAAGGGCAGGGTGCTGGCGCAGGGCAGGGTCTCAGATGTGGTGCGTTCGGTTGCTTCGGATAACATTCAGCAGGCGTTCGCATCCTTGACGGGGTTGGTGTCTGGTTTACCTGAAGGTGCCTGCCTATGA
- a CDS encoding ABC transporter substrate-binding protein — translation MKMSRRAICLTVLLAAANPLALPVLANPSVAKIRVGVLKFGTVNWELDTIKHNKFDAANGIDVEVVYFAGEDATNVAILAGDLDIIVSDWLWVSRQRSLGEDLTLAPYSTAVGAIMVKEDAPIRGIPDLVGKKIGVVGGSLDKSWLLIQGLARRDNGIDLTKDSEIVFGAPPLLSEKAVSGELDAVLNFWHFCARLEASGFRRLIGAEDATEALGASGPVSALGYVFHDKWANENPDVAMSFVKASAAAKKLLAQSDAEWQRLAPLVRAEGRELEVLRERYREGIPNRPVADEERDAAKLYEILADMGGEKLVGEARQMAPGTFWAALKT, via the coding sequence ATGAAGATGTCGCGGCGCGCGATTTGCCTGACGGTTTTGCTGGCTGCTGCAAATCCTCTCGCCTTGCCTGTCTTGGCAAACCCATCCGTAGCAAAGATACGGGTCGGTGTTCTGAAGTTCGGAACGGTGAACTGGGAGCTAGACACCATCAAGCACAATAAATTCGATGCGGCCAACGGCATCGACGTGGAAGTCGTCTATTTTGCTGGCGAGGACGCCACAAACGTGGCTATTCTGGCAGGCGACCTCGACATCATCGTTTCCGACTGGCTGTGGGTGTCGCGCCAGCGTTCGTTGGGCGAGGATCTGACGCTTGCACCTTACTCGACCGCGGTTGGCGCCATCATGGTCAAGGAGGACGCACCAATTCGAGGCATTCCCGACCTCGTCGGGAAGAAAATTGGCGTGGTCGGCGGTTCGCTCGATAAGAGTTGGCTTCTGATCCAGGGTCTCGCCCGGCGTGACAACGGTATTGATTTGACCAAAGATAGCGAGATTGTCTTTGGCGCGCCGCCACTGTTGTCAGAAAAGGCTGTTTCGGGTGAACTCGATGCGGTCCTGAATTTCTGGCATTTCTGCGCACGGCTCGAGGCAAGCGGCTTCCGGCGCCTCATTGGTGCCGAGGACGCAACCGAGGCGCTCGGGGCATCGGGGCCCGTCTCGGCGCTAGGTTACGTTTTTCACGACAAATGGGCTAACGAAAATCCGGACGTGGCAATGAGCTTTGTCAAGGCAAGTGCGGCGGCCAAGAAACTTCTCGCTCAATCCGACGCCGAATGGCAGCGCTTGGCACCTCTGGTGCGAGCTGAGGGCAGGGAACTTGAGGTGCTGCGGGAGCGCTATCGCGAAGGCATTCCAAACCGGCCTGTCGCCGACGAGGAACGTGATGCCGCCAAGCTTTACGAAATCCTTGCAGACATGGGCGGCGAGAAACTCGTCGGTGAGGCGCGGCAGATGGCTCCGGGAACGTTTTGGGCTGCATTGAAGACATGA
- a CDS encoding ABC transporter permease: MTQQTVQRAVPTELASARRFNISQYAICLKGILYREGLRFLNQRERFISSLVRPLLWLFVFAAGFRQVLGVSIIPPYKTYVLYEVYITPGLCGMILLFSGMQSSLSMVYDREMGNMRTLLVSPFPRWFLLVSKLLAGVTVSIMQVYAFLVIALFWGVKPPWAGYLLILPALFLSGMMLCSLGMLLSSMIKQLENFAGIMNFVIFPMYFASPALYPLWRIQESSPLLHKICLANPFTYAVELIRFALYGQIAWGALMIVIAFTALFLGGAILAYNPSNGLLRRRQIPGGNA, encoded by the coding sequence ATGACCCAGCAGACGGTTCAACGCGCTGTTCCAACCGAGTTGGCCTCGGCACGCCGGTTCAATATTTCTCAGTATGCCATTTGCTTGAAAGGCATCCTTTATCGAGAGGGCCTCCGTTTTCTTAACCAGCGTGAGCGCTTCATATCGTCGCTCGTCCGTCCGCTCCTATGGCTGTTCGTTTTCGCCGCTGGTTTCCGTCAGGTCCTGGGCGTCTCGATCATTCCGCCTTACAAGACCTACGTGCTCTACGAGGTCTATATCACTCCAGGCCTGTGCGGCATGATCCTCTTGTTCAGCGGTATGCAGTCCTCACTTTCGATGGTCTATGATCGGGAGATGGGAAACATGCGTACGCTGTTGGTCAGTCCATTCCCACGCTGGTTCCTGCTCGTTTCCAAGCTGCTCGCCGGTGTGACGGTATCGATTATGCAGGTCTACGCCTTTCTGGTCATTGCCTTGTTCTGGGGCGTCAAGCCACCGTGGGCCGGCTATCTTCTGATCCTTCCCGCATTGTTCCTCTCGGGGATGATGCTGTGCTCGCTCGGGATGCTTTTGTCGTCAATGATTAAGCAATTGGAGAATTTCGCGGGCATCATGAATTTCGTGATCTTTCCAATGTATTTTGCCTCTCCCGCGCTCTATCCGCTCTGGCGCATCCAGGAATCCAGTCCCCTTCTCCACAAAATCTGCCTTGCAAATCCGTTTACCTATGCGGTCGAACTGATCCGCTTTGCTCTCTACGGACAGATTGCCTGGGGAGCACTGATGATCGTGATTGCGTTCACCGCACTGTTCCTGGGCGGTGCGATCCTCGCCTACAATCCATCAAACGGCTTGCTCCGGCGCCGGCAGATCCCAGGAGGAAATGCATGA
- a CDS encoding ABC transporter permease, with protein MPVATALASLFGLCLLWGLAAGFWPSRAFPPPIEVWRVLLKEAESGELGYHLAMTLWRVAAAYLVAMVVGSVIGVILGKYRRADSFFNPWLVLFLNLPALVVIVLAYIWFGLTEAAAIGAVAINKIPNVIVTMREGAIALDPRYAEMATVYRLGPVDHVRHILMPQLQPYFAAASRSGIALIWKIVLVVELLGRSNGVGFQIYLYFQIFDVAAILAYTLAFVAIMLLIELILVQPLERHATRWRRRPA; from the coding sequence TTGCCGGTGGCGACGGCCTTGGCGTCACTGTTCGGGCTATGTTTGCTCTGGGGTCTGGCAGCTGGGTTCTGGCCGAGCCGTGCTTTTCCGCCGCCGATCGAGGTCTGGCGGGTGCTTCTCAAGGAGGCAGAGAGCGGTGAGCTTGGCTATCATCTGGCGATGACGCTCTGGCGGGTCGCGGCTGCTTATCTTGTTGCCATGGTCGTGGGATCGGTGATCGGCGTCATCCTCGGCAAGTATCGGCGGGCGGATTCCTTCTTCAATCCGTGGCTTGTGCTCTTTCTCAATCTTCCGGCCCTGGTCGTTATCGTTCTCGCATACATCTGGTTCGGCCTGACGGAGGCGGCCGCGATCGGCGCCGTTGCGATCAATAAGATACCCAATGTGATCGTCACCATGCGCGAGGGGGCGATTGCACTCGATCCGCGTTATGCGGAGATGGCAACCGTCTACCGGCTGGGGCCGGTTGACCACGTCCGCCATATTCTGATGCCGCAGTTGCAGCCCTATTTCGCGGCCGCCTCGCGTTCCGGCATCGCTCTGATCTGGAAAATCGTACTCGTCGTTGAACTGCTCGGCCGTTCAAACGGCGTCGGCTTCCAGATCTATCTCTACTTCCAGATATTCGATGTTGCCGCCATCCTTGCATACACCCTGGCCTTCGTGGCTATCATGCTGCTTATCGAACTCATTTTGGTGCAGCCACTTGAACGACATGCAACCCGCTGGCGTCGCCGCCCCGCTTAA
- a CDS encoding YVTN family beta-propeller repeat protein yields MLRRLRFLSAGLVVAASIGSPASAYMVYVSNEKDNTVSVVDSTTMEVVGTIDVGQRPRGITISHDGKFVYLCASDDDTIEIIDTTTLEIVGSLPSGPDPELFVLSPDGKTLYVANEDDNLVTVIDIESGDVRAEVPVGVEPEGMGISPDGKSMVNTSETTNMAHFIDTETNEITHNVLVDARPRFAEFKPDNSEVWVSAEIGGTVSVIDNARREVKHKITFEIAGLRAEAIQPVGVRITADGTKAYVALGPANRVAVVNAKTYEVEKYVLVGQRVWQLAFTPDQKTIISTNGVSNDITFIDVATDEAIQSVTVGALPWGVVVSPN; encoded by the coding sequence ATGCTACGACGACTGAGGTTTCTTTCGGCCGGACTTGTTGTGGCTGCAAGTATCGGATCGCCTGCGTCCGCTTACATGGTTTATGTCTCAAACGAGAAGGACAACACAGTTTCGGTGGTCGACTCCACGACAATGGAGGTGGTGGGCACGATCGATGTCGGCCAGCGGCCGCGCGGCATCACGATTTCGCACGATGGCAAGTTTGTATACCTGTGCGCGAGCGACGACGACACCATCGAGATCATCGATACAACCACGCTCGAAATCGTTGGGTCGCTGCCGTCAGGACCAGACCCCGAATTGTTCGTCCTCTCTCCTGACGGAAAGACGCTTTATGTCGCCAATGAAGATGACAATCTTGTCACCGTCATCGACATTGAGAGTGGAGATGTGCGGGCTGAGGTGCCGGTTGGCGTCGAACCCGAAGGAATGGGTATCAGCCCGGACGGGAAGTCGATGGTCAATACCTCCGAAACGACCAACATGGCACACTTCATCGATACCGAAACCAACGAGATAACGCACAACGTTCTCGTAGATGCGCGACCTCGGTTCGCGGAGTTCAAGCCGGACAACTCAGAGGTCTGGGTGAGTGCCGAAATCGGTGGCACTGTCTCAGTTATCGACAATGCGCGCCGCGAGGTAAAGCACAAGATTACCTTTGAGATTGCGGGCCTCCGAGCAGAAGCGATCCAGCCGGTCGGAGTACGCATCACGGCCGACGGCACGAAGGCCTATGTGGCGCTGGGCCCGGCCAATCGCGTGGCTGTGGTCAATGCCAAGACTTACGAGGTCGAGAAATACGTGCTCGTCGGCCAGCGGGTCTGGCAACTCGCCTTCACGCCCGATCAAAAGACGATCATCAGCACCAACGGTGTTTCCAATGACATCACCTTCATCGACGTCGCTACCGATGAAGCAATTCAGTCTGTGACCGTCGGGGCGCTGCCCTGGGGTGTGGTCGTCAGCCCGAATTGA
- a CDS encoding ABC transporter ATP-binding protein — protein MQPAGVAAPLKVDIRDKTFRSAEGVSIVALRGLSFQVRQGEFACLLGPSGCGKTTTLRILLGLDRQFSGSYQLPEGGSNRVAAVFQEPVLLPWRTVEQNVRLALPARVRDRDLDPLFDILGLSPMRSLYPSELSLGLARRAALARAFATEPAILLLDEPFTSLDERTAERLRHLLMTVWAARPTTALMVTHNLREALLLADRIIVLSPRPAQVLGIFDVGLSRPLRDAPALDNLISDFHKTFPDAV, from the coding sequence ATGCAACCCGCTGGCGTCGCCGCCCCGCTTAAAGTCGATATTCGCGATAAAACGTTCCGATCGGCTGAGGGCGTTTCGATCGTCGCATTGCGCGGACTTTCCTTCCAGGTGCGGCAGGGTGAGTTTGCATGTCTGCTGGGGCCGTCGGGCTGCGGCAAGACCACGACGTTGCGCATCCTCCTGGGTCTCGACCGGCAATTCTCGGGCAGCTATCAATTGCCCGAAGGCGGCTCCAACCGCGTCGCTGCTGTCTTTCAGGAGCCGGTGCTTCTCCCCTGGCGGACGGTGGAGCAAAACGTTCGTCTTGCCCTGCCTGCTCGCGTCAGGGACAGGGACCTGGATCCGCTGTTCGATATCCTAGGGCTCTCCCCGATGCGGTCACTCTATCCTTCGGAACTTTCGCTTGGCCTTGCGCGTCGCGCCGCCCTTGCGCGAGCCTTCGCCACGGAGCCCGCTATCCTTTTGCTGGATGAGCCCTTCACTTCGCTCGACGAACGAACCGCCGAAAGATTGCGCCATCTTTTGATGACTGTGTGGGCAGCCAGACCCACCACCGCCTTGATGGTGACCCACAATCTGCGCGAGGCCCTTCTGCTTGCGGATCGCATCATCGTGTTGTCACCACGCCCGGCGCAAGTGCTGGGCATCTTCGACGTGGGGCTCTCACGCCCTTTGCGTGACGCGCCGGCGCTCGACAATCTCATTTCGGATTTTCACAAGACGTTTCCAGACGCGGTATGA
- a CDS encoding cation:proton antiporter, translated as MDAYIVTLTVLGFVVLLTAWLPMAFRRLPLSLPIACLAIGTLLALSPFPLLPRFNPLENREFTERMTEIVVIVALMGAGLKLDRPFGWQRWGTTWRLLGLAMPLTIAALAFLGFWILGLGLASALLFGASLAPTDPVLASDVQVGPPRSGEEDEVRFALTSEAGLNDGLAFPFVHLAVAIALAAKEGTDVLAHWAALDVAWRLGAGTALGWGLGKLFGVLSFRMRGGGLAKTQDGFVALGMTFVTYGLTQLVGGYGFVAVFLAAVAFRASERDNDFHEQLHDFAEQIERLLMMVLLVCLGSVAVSGQLLAAVDWRVGVVAVLALLLVRPLIGWLCLVGSGHSPGETAVIAVFGIRGLGSIYYLAYATGQAEFDGFETIWATVVLIVLASIVVHGITVTPTMRWIDRRGPSSSGEPS; from the coding sequence ATGGACGCCTACATCGTTACGCTGACGGTCCTCGGCTTCGTTGTCCTCCTGACGGCGTGGTTGCCGATGGCGTTCCGGCGTCTTCCTCTCTCGCTCCCGATAGCCTGTCTCGCCATCGGCACGCTGTTGGCCTTGTCTCCCTTTCCCCTGCTGCCGCGCTTCAATCCTCTGGAAAATCGGGAGTTCACCGAACGGATGACCGAGATTGTCGTCATCGTCGCGTTGATGGGGGCGGGGCTGAAACTTGACCGTCCCTTCGGTTGGCAGCGCTGGGGGACAACCTGGCGTCTTCTAGGTTTAGCGATGCCTCTGACCATTGCCGCACTCGCTTTCCTCGGGTTTTGGATACTGGGTCTCGGCCTTGCGTCGGCGCTCCTGTTTGGAGCCTCGCTCGCGCCGACAGATCCCGTGCTCGCCAGCGACGTCCAGGTCGGACCGCCGCGGTCAGGAGAGGAGGACGAGGTTCGTTTCGCCCTGACGTCGGAGGCGGGCCTGAACGACGGGCTTGCATTTCCGTTCGTTCACCTTGCCGTTGCCATTGCACTGGCAGCGAAGGAGGGGACTGACGTCCTTGCACACTGGGCCGCGCTCGACGTCGCATGGCGGCTCGGTGCGGGCACCGCTTTAGGTTGGGGGCTGGGCAAACTGTTTGGAGTCCTTTCGTTTCGAATGCGTGGCGGCGGACTTGCGAAAACGCAGGACGGGTTTGTCGCTCTTGGCATGACGTTCGTTACTTACGGGCTTACCCAGCTCGTCGGCGGATACGGCTTTGTCGCCGTGTTTCTCGCGGCCGTGGCGTTCCGGGCGAGCGAGCGGGACAACGACTTCCACGAGCAGCTTCACGATTTCGCCGAACAAATTGAACGGTTGCTGATGATGGTACTTTTGGTATGCCTTGGATCGGTCGCCGTTAGCGGCCAGCTCTTGGCTGCCGTCGACTGGCGCGTAGGCGTCGTTGCGGTGCTCGCGCTCCTGTTGGTCCGACCTCTTATCGGCTGGCTGTGCCTGGTCGGGTCGGGGCATTCGCCAGGAGAAACCGCGGTGATCGCAGTCTTTGGGATCAGAGGCCTCGGATCGATCTACTACCTTGCCTACGCAACGGGACAGGCGGAGTTCGATGGATTCGAGACAATCTGGGCTACGGTAGTACTGATCGTGCTGGCTTCAATCGTGGTCCACGGCATAACCGTAACTCCGACGATGCGCTGGATCGACAGAAGAGGGCCTTCGTCCAGTGGGGAGCCGTCATGA